From the genome of Acipenser ruthenus chromosome 14, fAciRut3.2 maternal haplotype, whole genome shotgun sequence, one region includes:
- the LOC117973509 gene encoding FYVE, RhoGEF and PH domain-containing protein 4-like isoform X5, which produces MCDDLPSAGSSPKPHLPEHKPATPNSWITQSAGHRDALGINRGSPACRLACQTSSPEPPVPSKPSALQSPGTGLTNQSSGGKAPLSERGRMDETPPPQGGPKSKVSHLISRFEGSSPFEARIDGTEDANTAVSLMKQHSTTPNSWLSSHCHKQKSDPARSNHSTDAASEPQEAQKHTTNGVVAQMEGTDKKHVPQSSFERPAQQDSTTADSALVNGGRGDSSTQTTNACKGQAKNSISRTPESQAVAPLDTEPGVCVDGTSTDGSEPELEKTEEPENEQNNKNEDTVEIKETNEQKIYKIARELLQTERAYVTRVNLLDQVFCAKLMEEANKGTFPVDVVKNIFSNISSINAFHGRFLLPELEKRMGEWTSTPRLGDILQKLTPFLKMYGEYVKNFDQAMELLKVWTDRSPQFKTIIQDIQKQEVCGSLTLQHHMLEPVQRVPRYEMLLKDYLKKLPQESSDRKDAEKSLEIISTAATHSNSSIRKSENLKKLLEVYEMLGDEEDIVNPSNEFIKEGQIQKLAARNASAQERYLVLFNNMLLYCVPKFSLVGQKFTIRNRLGIEDLKVLETLNEDYPYTFQVSGKERTLELQASSEQDRIDWIMAIQKTIDIFHQKNETFKMAIAKEPEEHPLEVSTAELGKRAPRWIRDNEVTMCMKCKEPFNALTRRRHHCRACGFVVCWKCSDHKAPLEYDNSKINKVCKDCYFILMGRSDSEEKNDSKKKGILEIEAAEVSGNSIICGFLQYLEKTKPWQKAWCVIPRNEGLVLYLYGAQQDVKAQATIPLLGYTVEESQRSGDLPHSFKLTQSKSVHSFSAESEELKNKWLKVIKLAVTGDFNEPEPNADLAASQDSLSDSL; this is translated from the exons TGCCTTCAAAGCCCTCTGCCCTCCAGAGTCCGGGGACGGGACTAACGAACCAGAGTAGCGGCGGCAAAGCTCCCCTAAGCGAGAGAGGCAGGATGGATGAGACGCCACCGCCACAGGGGGGGCCCAAGAGCAAGGTGTCCCACCTCATCAGTCGCTTTGAAGGAAGCAG CCCTTTCGAAGCAAGGATAGATGGGACTGAAGACGCGAACACTGCCGTAAGTCTCATGAAGCAGCACAGCACCACCCCGAACTCCTGGCTCTCGTCGCACTGCCACAAACAGAAGTCAGATCCTGCGAGGTCTAACCACAGCACAGATGCAGCCTCGGAGCCCCAGGAAGCACAGAAACACACGACCAATGGAGTGGTAGCGCAGATGGAGGGGACCGATAAAAAACATGTGCCCCAGTCCTCATTCGAGAGACCAGCTCAGCAAGACAGCACCACAGCGGACAGTGCTTTAGTGAACGGAGGGAGAGGGGACTCATCAACACAAACTACAAACGCCTGCAAAGGTCAGGCTAAAAATAGCATCAGCAGGACTCCAGAGAGCCAGGCTGTAGCCCCTCTGGATACAGAACCGGGAGTGTGTGTGGATGGGACCAGCACAGATGGTTCAGAACCAGAGCTGGAGAAAACAGAGGAACCTGAAAATGAGCAAAATAATAAGAACGAGGATACCGTGGAAATCAAG gaAACAAATGAACAGAAAATTTACAAGATCGCCAGGGAACTTCTACAAACGGAAAGAGCTTACGTCACCCGAGTAAACCTCCTAGACCAG GTATTTTGTGCCAAACTGATGGAAGAAGCCAACAAGGGTACGTTCCCAGTGGACGTGGTAAAAAACATCTTCTCCAACATCTCCTCCATCAACGCCTTCCATGGGCGGTTCCTGTTACCGGAGCTGGAGAAGCGGATGGGAGAATG GACCTCAACGCCACGGCTAGGTGACATCCTTCAGAAGCTGACCCCCTTTTTGAAGATGTATGGAGAATATGTGAAGAATTTCGACCAGGCCATGGAGCTGCTGAAGGTCTGGACAGACAGGTCTCCGCAGTTCAAAACCATCATCCAGGACATTCAG AAGCAGGAGGTGTGTGGGAGCCTGACCCTGCAGCACCACATGCTGGAGCCGGTGCAGAGAGTGCCGCGCTACGAGATGCTGCTCAAGGACTACCTGAAGAAGCTGCCGCAGGAGTCCTCAGACCGCAAGGACGCAGAGA AGTCACTTGAAATTATTTCTACCGCTGCCACGCACTCAAATAGCTCAATTCGAAAATCA GAGAATCTGAAGAAGCTTCTGGAAGTGTACGAGATGCTGGGTGATGAGGAGGACATAGTCAACCCTTCCAATGAGTTCATTAAAGAAGGACAGATCCAGAAGCTTGCAGCCCGCAATGCCTCCGCCCAGGAACGATATCTGGTCTTG TTTAACAACATGTTGCTGTACTGTGTGCCAAAGTTCAGCTTAGTGGGGCAGAAGTTCACCATCCGGAACAGGTTGGGCATTGAAGACCTGAAGGTGCTGGAGACCTTGAATGAAGACTATCCGTACACCTTCCAGGTGTCTGGGAAGGAGCGGACACTGGAGCTCCAGGCCAG CTCTGAACAAGACAGAATCGACTGGATAATG GCCATCCAGAAAACAATAGATATCTTTCATCAAAAGAACGAGACCTTCAAAATGGCCATAGCAAAGGAACCAGAGGAGCACCCTCTGGAAGTTTCA ACTGCAGAGTTGGGGAAAAGGGCCCCGCGCTGGATACGAGACAACGAAGTGACCATGTGTATGAAGTGCAAGGAGCCCTTCAACGCACTGACCAGGAGGAGACATCACTGCAGAGCATGTGGATTC GTTGTGTGTTGGAAATGCTCAGACCACAAAGCTCCGTTGGAGTACGACAACAGTAAAATCAACAAGGTTTGCAAAGACTGCTACTTCATTTTAATGGGACGCTCCGACAGCGAGGAGAAAAATGACAGTAAGAAGAAAGGCATCTTGGAG ATTGAGGCTGCTGAAGTCTCTGGAAACAGCATTATCTGTGGATTCCTGCAGTATTTAGAAAAGACAAAACCATGGCAGAAAGCTTGGTGCGTCATCCCCAGAAACGAAGGactggttttgtatttatatGGCGCCCAACAG GATGTGAAAGCCCAGGCGACGATTCCTCTGCTGGGGTACACGGTGGAGGAGAGCCAGCGCAGCGGGGACCTGCCGCACAGTTTCAAACTGACCCAGTCCAAGTCTGTGCACAGCTTCTCAGCGGAGAGCGAGGAGCTCAAAAACAAGTGGCTGAAGGTCATCAAGCTGGCGGTGACGGGGGACTTCAATGAGCCCGAACCCAACGCAGACCTTGCAGCctcacaggacagcctgtcagaTAGTCTCTGA